A genomic segment from Candidatus Viadribacter manganicus encodes:
- a CDS encoding beta strand repeat-containing protein: MQKAEGTSVPINIWGAENQNPLSLNSDLNAQTSPVVADNGGVEFAVGWISGGAVNVSFYDEQGLPNPVLASVIASDATSANITDLQIVAGGSGMGYGIAWSETNGAVAQLVLRYYDGVSGSLLGGELAISSHVGVNQHDLAISGYGRDNAQGRPIIDGFDAVWVEGAGAAHSNGSIYLQRFATPLDAAADPSAPPVAVGVDGAVGGAGDGELLISNNGRDPSVAGLHAHLGGADEIIITWIDANNRLNIRVYNDNGTQNNALAGVNQGNVNTATAPIVAGSQQHVIGIQGGGFVVAWVATLGANNVLAARVFTLGAAPGSWTASGVIVLDNLDGASNAIADFSMAALENGGFTVSWTADDAGTQAIYTRSFTGGGLANEIAASVFHAPLDATNVSTTGLIGDRYIAVYQDNSTPGDAANIGAQIFDTRLDPLGNPIVLNGPGVSLIGDPEFETRGRVQPDILVGTIGQDTIDGRQSDDIMDGGLGDDTIIAGAGNDTIDGGGGSDTLVLNGRFSIDGDSSNDDYQIVSQGNGLFTITDLRANGDGVDFTRSVENFQFLGNGVTLTAAQLLGAGPAPITPTAWGWTNEDADTAPNANGAPDVDGFIVNPNTRAGIQQHASVSDSVGEFIAVVWENSTGPGADTHIRGQFFDVILAPDAFIPNTIDISDGIGIETNPVVASGGANSGWAVVWDQRDNVGDTTRELRTNFVGPGQLTSVELSVLVEANVDQHDAAIFGSFLDRTLTSPTGGSVLPVGMNEGYNVVWVSTHLDGADGALAADYGRIMLQRFELPLDDLGNPGAPVGGGLDGIAGLDNSFGTMDAAVWVGDEEADGGGFIGRNPSTSSLHTFETGIVWIAQDGAGGEKVMFRGYDDLGQIINFPAGDNISAGFPVAAGTNAFIVSAGAVNFAIVWVTADATSPSGYTVMATMLSSAGNGINGQGFGFGAPPAPFAVAQLPLGYAPGTGNLQVTGLSGEDSNDLAIAWNSVSATGNDLMAQHIGVLLDPVTGIALNMAAEGNAIVVNATTSGNQSDGVIAGLLGDRFIAVYTDDNGAYTDGSDLVGRVIDTRDAVNPDPIVGDLVTPAGGVQARRDVLIGTNGNDTIRGDISDADGLVDYIYAGMGDDTIQGGPGVRGAAGIPEIIDGGEGNDTSVYTGRLQDYSITINGDGSYEVIDLRATTDAAGNPLTHDGIDNLYSIENLRFLDLANGGAGAQTISLAFPGSPPPLDPGFDGTPVAWSLDDASQYKEVVVDVDPTPGTPADQRSGIAVTNLQDGAGISWIVADGAGANTQVWAISYDTTGRPDPILLGVNTQLTDGGLGGIYLDNLVSNIDVAMTAGLGMTAVWQSSDVLGNDSADTSIHLAFASTNTHVVLGGGGAGGVPGPGIPGGEIVVVGTDGAGIAIDPTIQGYEIVDGANDTLEVGFHVGFELQNDGVLDAVSGDQYGALMLARYEIPVYDILVDAAGLPILNGGQGQLATDAFGNLIPSTPAGFGVGSETAPISIGLDGVRGTADDGAAIVITDLGLFAANNVPANATVIQGRDMTMGSLHDGQLVVSYIGVDEQVHLRIYLPSVNAAADRESGGVGVDVVAQGVTTYAELALPFATSLGAVAGGQSAMIVPQQNGSFGVFWGASDGAGGIAIQGVIYSGAGSNWSPSPVITFATGLALNVDFQVASTGVTPGGLEDGFFVSWEAGAGILGQRFDMAGQSVGQQIVVGDPTTGTPGAHSTSGIDDGRMIVGYVDGADVSIQYLDNRQPGVALIGPRTGAPADVIAGTVGDDAIDGRALNDQLFGGLGDDLITMGTGADIGFGGEGNDTIIGGGGQDQLLGEAGNDVLWGGLSGPIEPQVDGDLIAGLTAAGVSAALIATDTGADIISGGTGEDTISFQGEFGDFNINLATGIITSDRDQNGSFVLEDVIGQIVDDGAGGTIFQFINDIENATGGIGNDTLIGNNANNVLTGGGGNNSFDGGGGVDTAVIDGVFASYSFHRTGQTLTITDAGDTQSVTNIEFLQFADVRVSVADIFAVLADNATISGASLVVANANTAPVAFDDVASVLQGGVIMIKPLANDADADGGQTLTITHINGIALSAGPISLASGTISLLSNGALSFAAAAGFSGLASFSYTISDGMGGVATATVNVNVTPSSGVVVVNDGQAPLTISGLANEHQTLSANLGADPDGAGTAPSLQWLRNGVVIAGEVGVSYTLTAADVGAVISVRATYVDGDGFGEVVTSAGTAPVTPINDGAAPVTIAGSTLEHGVLSASLGADPDGAGPAPSYQWLRNGVAIVGATGANYTTTANDVGASIAVRVVYTDGQGFSETVTSAGSGPITAVNDGASALTITGATNVGQTLTRVIGADPDGVGTAPTTVWLRNGVPIVGATGATYVLTNDDLGAVISVRISYTDGQGFNELVTSAGTAAITNGLILNGNGNANVLNGGAGNDIINGLGGADTLTGNGGSDTIDGGTGNDTIVATLNDGDDAYNGGGGVDTYTLAAISADVTVNLTTGTSSSAQTGSDTLVGVENVTGGSGNDTLTGDGLANLLIGGAGNDRLDGGTGGADVLRGGLGNDVYVIDRAGITVTENANEGVDLILTSLASYTLGNNLEDLTYTGAGAITARGNGLNNVITGGNGADNLDGAAGNDTLIGGLGVDTLTGGGGNDIMNGGAGNDIMNGGTGNDSFVFSGVFDADTIAGFDANATGGQDLLDVSALGINAANFAANVTITDLGADTLVTIAGFGTILLSGVNGTGANVITQADFIFGGP; the protein is encoded by the coding sequence GTGCAGAAAGCCGAGGGAACGAGCGTGCCGATCAATATCTGGGGTGCGGAAAACCAAAATCCGTTGTCGCTGAATAGCGACCTTAATGCACAGACCTCTCCGGTGGTTGCCGATAATGGCGGGGTTGAATTTGCGGTGGGCTGGATCTCCGGCGGCGCCGTCAATGTCAGCTTCTATGATGAACAAGGTTTGCCCAATCCGGTGCTGGCGAGCGTCATCGCCAGCGATGCGACCAGCGCTAACATCACCGATCTGCAGATTGTCGCCGGTGGCTCAGGCATGGGTTATGGCATTGCCTGGAGCGAGACCAATGGCGCTGTCGCGCAATTGGTGCTGCGTTATTATGATGGCGTTTCGGGCAGCCTGCTGGGCGGCGAGCTTGCGATCTCTTCGCACGTTGGCGTCAACCAGCACGATCTTGCGATTTCGGGTTATGGCCGAGACAACGCTCAAGGCCGCCCGATCATTGATGGGTTTGATGCGGTTTGGGTTGAAGGCGCGGGCGCGGCTCACTCCAATGGCTCAATTTATCTGCAGCGTTTTGCAACCCCGCTTGATGCGGCGGCTGATCCATCAGCTCCGCCTGTCGCTGTCGGTGTCGATGGCGCCGTTGGCGGCGCCGGTGATGGCGAACTTTTGATTTCCAATAATGGCCGCGATCCCTCGGTCGCTGGGCTTCATGCGCACCTTGGCGGCGCCGATGAAATCATCATCACCTGGATCGACGCCAACAACCGGTTGAACATTCGCGTCTATAACGACAACGGCACGCAAAATAACGCGCTTGCCGGGGTCAACCAGGGCAATGTGAACACCGCGACGGCGCCGATCGTCGCCGGCAGCCAACAGCACGTGATCGGCATTCAAGGCGGCGGTTTCGTCGTCGCATGGGTTGCGACGTTGGGCGCCAATAATGTGTTGGCGGCGCGCGTCTTCACGCTTGGCGCAGCCCCCGGCAGCTGGACCGCGAGCGGCGTTATTGTGTTGGACAATCTCGACGGCGCGTCCAACGCCATTGCTGATTTTTCGATGGCCGCGTTGGAGAATGGCGGCTTTACCGTCTCGTGGACGGCCGATGATGCGGGCACGCAGGCGATCTATACGCGCAGCTTCACCGGCGGTGGGCTTGCCAATGAAATTGCAGCTTCAGTCTTCCACGCCCCGCTTGACGCCACCAATGTGTCAACCACGGGTCTGATCGGCGATCGCTACATCGCCGTCTACCAAGATAATTCAACCCCGGGCGACGCCGCCAATATTGGCGCGCAGATTTTTGACACACGACTTGACCCGCTCGGCAATCCGATTGTGCTGAATGGCCCAGGCGTTTCGCTGATCGGTGATCCCGAGTTTGAAACCCGCGGCCGGGTTCAGCCTGACATTTTGGTCGGCACGATTGGCCAAGACACGATCGATGGACGTCAAAGCGATGACATCATGGATGGCGGGCTTGGTGATGACACCATTATTGCCGGCGCCGGAAATGATACGATCGATGGCGGCGGCGGCTCAGACACGTTGGTGCTGAACGGGCGCTTCTCGATCGATGGCGACAGCTCCAATGACGATTATCAGATCGTCTCGCAGGGCAATGGGCTTTTCACCATTACCGATCTGCGCGCCAATGGCGATGGCGTGGATTTCACCCGTAGCGTTGAGAACTTCCAGTTCTTGGGCAATGGCGTCACTTTGACCGCGGCCCAACTTTTGGGCGCGGGACCTGCGCCGATCACCCCGACTGCCTGGGGCTGGACCAATGAAGACGCCGACACTGCGCCGAACGCGAACGGCGCGCCCGATGTGGACGGCTTTATCGTCAACCCCAATACCCGCGCCGGCATCCAGCAACATGCAAGCGTTTCCGACAGCGTTGGCGAATTTATCGCGGTGGTTTGGGAAAATAGCACCGGCCCAGGCGCCGACACCCATATTCGGGGTCAATTCTTCGACGTGATCTTGGCGCCGGATGCGTTCATTCCAAACACGATCGACATCAGCGATGGCATCGGCATTGAAACCAATCCGGTGGTCGCCTCAGGCGGCGCCAATTCAGGTTGGGCGGTGGTGTGGGACCAGCGCGACAATGTTGGCGACACAACGCGCGAGTTGCGCACCAATTTCGTCGGCCCAGGACAACTGACCTCGGTCGAGCTTTCGGTTCTGGTCGAGGCCAATGTCGACCAGCACGATGCGGCGATCTTCGGCTCATTCCTTGATCGCACTTTGACAAGCCCGACCGGCGGCTCGGTGCTGCCGGTAGGCATGAACGAAGGCTACAATGTCGTTTGGGTGTCGACGCATCTTGACGGCGCCGATGGCGCATTGGCGGCTGATTATGGTCGCATCATGCTGCAGCGCTTTGAACTGCCGCTGGATGATCTTGGCAATCCAGGCGCCCCGGTTGGCGGGGGCCTTGATGGCATTGCCGGGCTCGATAACAGCTTCGGCACTATGGATGCGGCGGTCTGGGTCGGCGATGAAGAAGCCGATGGCGGCGGCTTTATCGGGCGCAATCCGTCGACCTCATCCTTGCACACGTTTGAGACCGGCATTGTCTGGATCGCTCAAGATGGCGCGGGCGGTGAAAAGGTCATGTTCCGCGGCTATGATGATTTGGGTCAGATCATCAATTTCCCGGCCGGCGATAATATTTCGGCAGGCTTTCCGGTCGCTGCCGGCACCAATGCGTTCATCGTTTCAGCCGGGGCGGTGAATTTCGCCATTGTCTGGGTGACGGCGGATGCGACCTCTCCGTCCGGCTACACCGTCATGGCGACGATGTTGAGTTCGGCCGGCAACGGCATCAATGGCCAAGGCTTTGGCTTTGGCGCCCCGCCAGCGCCGTTCGCAGTGGCGCAATTGCCGCTCGGCTACGCGCCAGGCACAGGCAATCTGCAAGTCACCGGTTTGAGCGGCGAAGACAGCAACGATCTTGCCATCGCCTGGAATTCGGTCAGCGCCACCGGCAACGATCTTATGGCCCAGCACATCGGCGTTCTGCTGGATCCGGTGACCGGCATTGCGCTCAACATGGCGGCGGAAGGCAACGCCATCGTCGTCAATGCAACGACGAGCGGCAATCAAAGCGATGGCGTTATTGCCGGACTTTTGGGCGATCGCTTCATTGCCGTCTACACCGACGACAACGGCGCTTATACCGATGGCTCAGATCTTGTCGGTCGTGTCATCGATACGCGCGATGCGGTCAATCCAGATCCGATCGTTGGCGATCTTGTAACGCCTGCTGGCGGCGTCCAAGCGCGCCGCGATGTGCTCATCGGCACCAATGGCAATGACACTATCCGCGGCGACATTTCCGACGCTGATGGTCTTGTCGATTATATCTATGCCGGCATGGGCGATGACACCATTCAAGGTGGCCCGGGCGTGCGCGGCGCTGCTGGTATTCCTGAAATCATCGACGGCGGCGAAGGTAACGACACCTCGGTCTATACCGGCCGTCTGCAAGATTATTCGATCACCATCAATGGCGATGGCAGTTACGAAGTTATTGATCTTCGTGCAACCACGGACGCTGCTGGCAATCCGTTGACTCATGACGGCATCGACAATCTCTATAGCATTGAGAATTTGCGCTTCCTCGATCTCGCCAATGGCGGGGCCGGCGCGCAGACGATTTCGCTTGCCTTCCCAGGTTCGCCGCCGCCGCTTGATCCAGGCTTTGACGGCACGCCGGTGGCGTGGAGCCTCGATGACGCAAGTCAATATAAAGAAGTGGTGGTCGATGTTGATCCAACGCCAGGTACGCCCGCTGATCAGCGTTCGGGCATTGCCGTCACCAATCTGCAAGACGGGGCGGGGATCTCATGGATCGTCGCTGATGGCGCCGGCGCCAACACGCAAGTGTGGGCGATCAGCTATGATACGACTGGGCGCCCGGATCCGATTCTGTTGGGCGTCAACACCCAGCTTACCGATGGTGGTCTAGGCGGGATCTATCTCGATAACCTTGTCAGCAACATCGATGTGGCGATGACCGCCGGTCTTGGCATGACCGCCGTTTGGCAATCGAGCGATGTGCTGGGCAATGATAGCGCTGACACATCGATCCACTTGGCGTTCGCCAGCACCAACACGCATGTGGTGTTGGGCGGCGGCGGCGCCGGGGGCGTGCCGGGCCCGGGCATTCCGGGTGGTGAAATTGTTGTCGTCGGCACAGATGGCGCAGGCATTGCGATTGATCCCACCATTCAAGGCTATGAGATCGTCGATGGCGCCAACGACACGCTCGAAGTCGGCTTCCATGTCGGCTTTGAATTGCAAAATGACGGCGTGCTCGATGCGGTGAGCGGCGATCAATATGGCGCGCTGATGCTCGCCCGTTATGAGATCCCGGTTTACGACATTCTGGTCGACGCTGCCGGCTTGCCGATCTTGAATGGCGGCCAAGGCCAATTGGCCACCGATGCATTCGGCAATCTTATTCCATCAACGCCTGCAGGCTTTGGCGTTGGCTCTGAAACGGCGCCGATTTCGATTGGTCTTGATGGCGTGCGCGGTACGGCCGATGACGGCGCCGCCATTGTCATCACCGATCTTGGCTTGTTTGCCGCCAACAATGTTCCGGCCAATGCGACGGTGATCCAGGGCCGCGACATGACCATGGGCAGTCTCCATGACGGCCAATTGGTGGTGAGCTATATTGGCGTCGATGAGCAGGTTCACCTGCGCATCTATCTGCCGAGCGTCAATGCGGCCGCCGATCGCGAAAGCGGCGGCGTCGGCGTTGATGTGGTCGCCCAAGGCGTCACCACTTACGCAGAACTGGCATTGCCGTTCGCCACCAGCTTGGGTGCTGTTGCGGGCGGACAATCTGCGATGATTGTGCCCCAACAAAACGGCTCGTTTGGCGTCTTCTGGGGCGCATCGGACGGCGCCGGCGGCATCGCCATTCAAGGCGTTATCTATTCAGGCGCCGGCTCCAATTGGAGCCCATCGCCGGTCATTACCTTTGCGACCGGCCTTGCTTTGAATGTCGACTTCCAAGTCGCCTCAACCGGGGTGACGCCTGGGGGCCTTGAAGACGGCTTCTTTGTCTCGTGGGAAGCGGGCGCTGGGATTTTGGGTCAGCGTTTCGATATGGCCGGTCAAAGTGTTGGCCAGCAAATCGTTGTCGGCGATCCCACCACCGGAACCCCGGGCGCGCATTCGACATCCGGCATTGATGATGGGCGCATGATCGTTGGCTATGTCGACGGCGCTGACGTCTCCATTCAATATCTCGACAATCGCCAGCCTGGCGTTGCGCTCATCGGTCCACGCACCGGCGCGCCGGCTGACGTCATCGCCGGCACCGTCGGCGATGATGCGATCGATGGACGAGCCTTGAACGACCAGCTCTTTGGCGGTCTAGGCGATGATCTCATCACCATGGGCACCGGCGCCGATATTGGCTTTGGCGGCGAAGGCAATGACACGATCATTGGCGGCGGCGGCCAAGATCAATTGCTCGGCGAAGCGGGCAATGATGTGCTCTGGGGCGGTCTGTCAGGGCCGATCGAGCCGCAAGTCGACGGCGATCTCATTGCCGGGCTGACGGCGGCGGGCGTCAGTGCAGCTTTGATCGCAACCGATACCGGCGCTGACATCATCTCAGGCGGGACCGGTGAAGACACGATCTCGTTCCAAGGCGAGTTCGGCGATTTCAACATCAATCTGGCAACCGGCATCATCACCTCCGATCGAGATCAAAACGGCTCGTTCGTGCTTGAAGATGTGATCGGTCAGATTGTTGATGATGGCGCCGGCGGCACGATCTTCCAGTTCATCAATGATATTGAGAACGCAACTGGCGGCATCGGCAACGACACCTTGATCGGCAACAACGCCAACAACGTGCTGACAGGGGGCGGGGGCAATAACAGCTTTGACGGCGGCGGCGGCGTCGACACGGCCGTCATCGACGGTGTGTTTGCAAGCTATAGCTTCCACCGAACCGGTCAGACGCTGACCATCACAGATGCGGGCGACACTCAGAGCGTCACCAATATCGAGTTCTTGCAGTTTGCCGATGTGCGTGTCTCGGTCGCCGACATCTTTGCAGTGTTGGCCGACAATGCGACGATTTCGGGCGCAAGCCTTGTCGTCGCCAACGCCAATACGGCGCCGGTTGCGTTCGACGATGTCGCAAGCGTGCTGCAAGGCGGGGTGATTATGATCAAGCCGCTGGCCAATGATGCGGATGCGGATGGCGGCCAGACGCTCACGATCACTCACATCAATGGCATTGCGCTTAGCGCCGGGCCGATCAGTTTGGCGAGCGGCACGATTTCGCTTTTGTCGAACGGAGCGCTTTCGTTTGCGGCAGCGGCGGGCTTTTCGGGTCTGGCCAGCTTCAGCTACACGATCTCGGACGGCATGGGCGGTGTTGCGACAGCGACGGTCAACGTCAATGTGACGCCAAGCTCGGGCGTGGTGGTCGTCAATGACGGCCAAGCGCCGCTGACGATCAGCGGGCTCGCTAACGAACATCAAACGCTGAGCGCAAATCTCGGCGCTGATCCGGACGGGGCAGGCACGGCGCCAAGCCTGCAATGGTTGCGCAACGGGGTCGTCATCGCCGGTGAAGTCGGCGTCAGCTATACGCTGACGGCGGCCGATGTCGGTGCGGTGATCAGCGTGCGGGCAACCTATGTTGACGGCGATGGCTTTGGCGAAGTGGTCACCAGCGCAGGCACCGCGCCGGTTACGCCGATCAATGACGGCGCAGCGCCGGTAACGATCGCCGGCTCAACGCTTGAGCACGGCGTGCTCTCTGCAAGCTTGGGCGCAGATCCAGATGGCGCAGGTCCTGCACCATCCTATCAATGGCTGCGCAACGGCGTCGCCATCGTCGGCGCCACTGGGGCAAATTATACGACAACAGCCAATGATGTCGGCGCTTCGATTGCAGTGCGCGTGGTCTATACGGACGGCCAAGGCTTTAGCGAGACCGTCACCAGCGCTGGATCAGGTCCGATCACCGCCGTCAATGATGGCGCGAGCGCGCTCACCATTACAGGCGCGACCAATGTCGGTCAGACCTTGACGCGGGTGATTGGCGCAGATCCCGACGGCGTCGGCACGGCCCCGACGACGGTGTGGCTCCGCAATGGTGTGCCGATTGTTGGCGCAACGGGCGCCACTTACGTGCTCACCAATGATGATCTTGGCGCTGTTATCAGCGTGCGGATCAGCTACACCGATGGCCAAGGCTTCAATGAATTGGTCACCAGCGCCGGCACTGCGGCGATCACCAATGGTCTTATCTTGAACGGCAATGGCAACGCCAACGTGCTGAACGGCGGCGCTGGCAATGACATTATCAATGGTCTGGGCGGCGCTGACACGCTGACCGGCAATGGCGGTTCAGACACGATCGATGGCGGAACCGGCAATGACACGATTGTCGCGACGTTGAACGACGGCGATGACGCATATAATGGCGGCGGCGGTGTTGATACCTACACATTGGCCGCGATCAGCGCTGATGTGACAGTCAATCTGACCACCGGGACCTCAAGCAGCGCTCAGACAGGTTCTGACACGCTGGTTGGCGTCGAGAACGTCACTGGCGGGTCCGGCAATGACACGCTCACCGGCGATGGCCTTGCCAACCTCTTGATCGGCGGCGCCGGCAATGACCGTCTTGATGGCGGTACGGGCGGGGCCGACGTGTTGCGCGGCGGGCTTGGCAATGACGTCTATGTTATTGATCGCGCCGGCATCACCGTTACCGAGAACGCCAATGAAGGCGTCGATCTCATCTTGACCTCGCTGGCGTCTTACACGCTCGGCAATAACCTTGAGGATCTGACTTATACTGGGGCCGGCGCCATCACCGCGCGCGGCAATGGTCTAAACAACGTCATCACCGGCGGTAACGGCGCCGACAATCTTGATGGCGCGGCTGGCAACGACACGCTGATCGGCGGACTTGGCGTCGATACCTTAACCGGCGGCGGCGGCAATGACATCATGAACGGCGGCGCCGGCAATGACATCATGAACGGCGGCACTGGCAATGATAGCTTCGTGTTCAGCGGCGTCTTTGACGCCGACACGATTGCCGGCTTTGACGCCAATGCAACCGGCGGTCAGGATCTGCTCGATGTTTCAGCGCTCGGCATCAACGCGGCGAACTTCGCCGCTAATGTGACGATCACTGATCTTGGCGCTGACACCTTGGTGACGATTGCAGGCTTTGGCACGATCCTGCTCTCTGGCGTCAATGGCACGGGCGCCAATGTCATCACTCAAGCCGATTTCATCTTTGGGGGACCTTGA
- a CDS encoding SCO family protein, translating to MRRYWAALSVLLGLCGVFLWSSPVGAQQVQPRWGRDYFPNVVLQDQDGRSLRFYDDMIQGKIVSINFVYTTCTDICPLDTAQLREVQRILGDRVGREIHMYTISINPERDTPADLRRFMRSYDVAPGWTFLTGSRADIDLLQRRLGLRPVGERNLRDHDTSIIVGNERTGQWIRRSAYESPRLLADLLARTLQNYATAPVNPRLSYSAAGQVADTSQGAYLFRTRCRSCHTLGEGDRLGPDLAGVTRSRPHAWLARWIREPDRVLAERDATALALLSRYRNVPMPNLGLNEAEVNQLIEYLERQDQAAGAAPNAASPRR from the coding sequence ATGCGTCGATATTGGGCCGCGCTGTCGGTGCTATTGGGTCTTTGCGGGGTTTTTCTCTGGTCGTCGCCGGTCGGGGCTCAGCAGGTTCAGCCGCGCTGGGGGCGTGATTATTTTCCCAATGTCGTGTTGCAAGATCAGGACGGGCGATCGCTGCGCTTTTACGACGACATGATCCAAGGCAAGATTGTCTCGATCAATTTCGTCTATACGACCTGCACCGATATTTGCCCGCTCGACACGGCGCAATTGCGCGAAGTGCAGCGCATTTTGGGCGATCGGGTCGGACGCGAGATCCACATGTATACGATCTCGATTAATCCTGAGCGCGACACGCCGGCCGATCTTCGCCGCTTCATGCGCTCTTATGATGTCGCGCCCGGCTGGACGTTCTTGACCGGCTCGCGCGCCGACATTGATTTGCTGCAACGGCGCCTTGGACTTCGTCCTGTTGGTGAGCGCAATCTCCGCGATCATGACACCAGCATCATTGTCGGCAATGAGCGGACCGGCCAGTGGATCCGTCGCTCCGCTTATGAATCGCCACGTCTGCTTGCCGACCTTCTGGCGCGCACGCTGCAAAATTATGCAACAGCGCCGGTCAATCCGCGTCTGAGCTATAGCGCCGCCGGGCAAGTGGCCGACACATCGCAAGGCGCTTATCTTTTCCGTACCCGCTGCCGTTCGTGTCACACTTTGGGCGAGGGTGATCGGCTGGGCCCTGACCTTGCCGGGGTTACTCGCTCGCGGCCGCATGCATGGTTGGCGCGTTGGATTAGAGAGCCGGACCGGGTCTTGGCCGAACGTGACGCCACGGCTTTGGCGTTGCTGTCGCGTTATCGTAATGTGCCGATGCCCAATCTCGGTTTGAACGAGGCTGAGGTCAATCAGCTCATCGAGTATTTGGAGCGCCAGGATCAAGCGGCGGGCGCTGCGCCAAATGCAGCTTCACCGCGGCGTTAA
- a CDS encoding ATP-binding protein, with protein MHRLAKALAPTRFVNALSLRQDRLDILYVVLAGLNLVTLGAVLLLNHATLTAFQEGADTSRLWSARQSRIIELASRARAVDAPPNDVFETRDPEAERRRLEAAAHQFDVQMSSVIGDFQAHRISHRDDEILAQITRAQLQMQGLLEVAHATLDNFAAGRETQASRDMVLTDRAFSQLMARLEAASAMVERERSENLDAQLASAHGMQGLELSFAIAVFFVMAIVVAVAVQVAALVRRNTIEQQRMLGELADTRDRLRQYADDVSHELRLPISRMRLEAELMLNQPRSPEHYRSGIEGILAQCNELSTMTEGLLFIARAENTKVALRSEWLDLERELGLLADYFAAPADDAGIELCVVGAKGRVWADRTLLQRALSNLITNVLTHAPRGSCVKLQARQSAGSTIIEVEDNGPGVPAHLLAHLFTRFQRGDGAQAGSGLGLAIVKSIMDMHGGKVELASANGFRVELTFPHTEEPASTTLTRVSAE; from the coding sequence ATGCACAGATTAGCTAAGGCGCTTGCACCGACGCGTTTTGTCAACGCCCTCAGCTTGCGCCAAGACCGGCTCGATATTTTGTATGTGGTGCTGGCGGGGCTCAATCTTGTGACCTTGGGCGCTGTGCTTTTGCTCAATCATGCGACCTTGACCGCTTTCCAGGAGGGGGCGGATACGAGCCGGCTCTGGTCGGCGCGCCAGAGCCGAATCATTGAATTGGCAAGCCGCGCGCGCGCTGTCGATGCGCCGCCCAATGACGTGTTTGAAACCCGCGATCCGGAAGCAGAACGGCGCCGGCTTGAGGCGGCGGCGCATCAGTTTGATGTGCAAATGTCGAGTGTGATCGGCGATTTTCAAGCGCACCGGATTTCTCATCGTGATGATGAAATCTTAGCGCAGATCACGCGCGCGCAGCTGCAGATGCAAGGACTGCTTGAGGTCGCCCACGCTACGCTCGACAATTTCGCCGCCGGACGCGAAACTCAGGCCAGTCGTGACATGGTTTTAACCGATCGCGCCTTTAGTCAATTGATGGCGCGCCTTGAAGCGGCCTCGGCCATGGTCGAGCGTGAGCGCAGCGAAAATCTCGACGCGCAATTGGCAAGCGCCCACGGCATGCAGGGTTTGGAGCTCAGCTTTGCCATAGCGGTGTTTTTTGTGATGGCGATCGTTGTCGCCGTCGCGGTTCAGGTTGCAGCCCTGGTTCGGCGCAACACTATCGAACAGCAGCGTATGTTGGGTGAGCTTGCCGATACGCGCGATCGGCTGCGCCAATACGCTGATGATGTGTCACACGAATTGCGTTTGCCGATTTCACGCATGCGTCTTGAGGCTGAGCTCATGTTGAACCAGCCGCGCAGTCCAGAACATTATCGCAGCGGCATTGAAGGCATATTGGCCCAATGCAATGAGCTCAGCACCATGACCGAGGGGCTTTTGTTCATTGCGCGGGCTGAAAATACCAAAGTGGCGCTGCGCTCTGAGTGGCTGGATCTTGAACGCGAGCTTGGGCTCTTGGCCGACTATTTTGCGGCGCCGGCCGACGATGCGGGCATCGAGCTTTGCGTTGTCGGGGCCAAAGGTCGGGTTTGGGCCGACCGCACTTTGTTGCAGCGGGCGCTTTCCAATCTTATCACCAATGTCTTGACCCACGCGCCAAGGGGATCGTGTGTCAAGCTGCAGGCGCGCCAGAGCGCTGGATCGACGATTATCGAGGTTGAGGATAATGGTCCGGGGGTTCCGGCTCATCTGCTCGCTCATCTATTTACCCGCTTCCAGCGCGGCGATGGGGCGCAAGCGGGCTCGGGGCTTGGGCTTGCGATCGTCAAAAGCATCATGGATATGCATGGCGGCAAGGTCGAATTGGCGAGCGCCAACGGCTTTCGCGTCGAGCTCACTTTTCCTCATACCGAAGAGCCGGCCAGCACGACATTGACGCGTGTGAGCGCTGAGTAG